The nucleotide window TTGCCAACATCACCTGGGTCGATGCCTCCGGCGTGCCGCACGCCTTCGACACCGGGCCGGCCAATGCCCCGCTCAACGACTGGATTGGCCGCAAGGGGCGCGGCAGCATGGACCGGGACGGCCGCCTCGCCGCCGCCGGCGCGGTCGACGAGGCTCGCCTCGCCCGCCTGCTCGAGCACCCCTATCTCGTCGCGCCCTACCCCAAGTCGCTCGACCGCAACGACTTCACCTCCGCCATGGCCGACGGCCTGTCGGATGAGGACGGCGCGGCGACGCTGACCGCCTTCACCGCCGGCGCCGTCGCCAAGGCGCTCGACCGGCTGCCCGCCCGCCCGCAGCGGCTGGTGCTGTGCGGCGGCGGCCGCCACAATCCGGTCATGCGCAACGAGATCGCGGCGCGCGCCGGGGTCGAGGTGCTGATGTCGGAGGATTTCGGTTGGCGGGGCGATGCGGTCGAGGCCGAGTGTTTCGCGCTGCTCGCCACCCGCACCTTGCGCGCCCTGCCGATCAGCTTTCCCACCACGACCGGCGTCGCGAGAGCCCAGGGCGGCGGGGTGATCCACGCAGCAACGGCGCAGGCAAAGGCAGGCAGCCCATGACGCTGCGCCTTCCCGAAAGCCTGCGACGGCGCCAGCCCGACGATCCGCTCGGCGAGATCTTCCGCGAAGAGGCCGAGGCCGAGCGCATCGCGACGCTCGTGCGCCTCAACAAGGCTCTCGCAAGCTCGCTTCAGCGCCTGCAGGCGAGTGCGCGCCGGTTCCACGAGGCGGGCCCCGAGACACGCGAGGAGGCCCGCAGGCGCTGGCGCCGCCGCCATGCGGAAGCCTGCGAGGCGCTGTGGAACGTGCTGATCCAGCGCGAGATATGCGGCCTGCGCCTGCATGACGCCTTCCTGCGCGAATTCGAAGTGCCCCGCTCGGTCCATCTGCTGATGGGGCCGGTGGCGACCGCCATCGACCCTCCGGATCCGCTGCCACCTGCCGAAGCCGCCCTTACCGCAAACGACCGGATGCAGCCCCCCGCATGATCCCCTCTTTCCCCCTCGCCAAGCTCAGGTCGTGGACCCGGCGCAACACCTCGAGAAATGTTCGCCTGCGCGAAAGCAGGGGCATGCAACAAGCCTTCCCACGGATCGGCTCGCCGGTATATGGACAGGGTATCTCACACGCTCAGCGCCGGACAGCCGTGGCAACCATGACCAGACTTCTTGCCCGCAGCCGGAAAACGGCTGTCAACGCGGCGCTCGCCACCCTGCTGCTCGCCTTCATGCCCGCGCCGGACGGGCCGGACGGCTTTCCCGCGCTGACCAGCGAGGCGAAGGCGGCGACCACCGTGCCGCCCGGCAACCGTCATGCCTCGCAGCCGCGCATCCCCTTCGCCTCGGCCCGCCGCACCGCGGCCGGGAACTCCGGCTACGACGCCAAGTTCGACCGCATCGTCGGTGTCCTGCGCCGCGACAGCCGCCTGATCCGCGACATCAAGCGTGTCGCCGGGCTCTACGGCATCGACCCGGTTCACATGCTGGGCGCCATCGTCGGCGAGCACACCTATAACTACGACAGCCTCGACAGCGCTCAGTCCTACTATGTCAAGGCGCTGAGCTATGCGGGCATCCGCATGGAATTCTCGCTCGGCGGGGAGCATGTCGAGGACTTCGTCAAGCGCCCGCAGTTCGAGCGCTGCAATGCCGGGCGCAAGGACACCAACACGCTCTGGAACTGCTATCAGCGGGTGTGGAACAGCACCTTCCGCGGCAAGCGCGTCGACGGCACCCGCTATCCCGAAAAGACCTTCAACGAGGCGTTTTTCCAGCCGCTTTTCGCCGGCCAGAGCTTCGGGCTGGGACAGTTGTCGCCGCTGACCGTGCTGATGATGAGCGACAAGGTCGCCAGGACCAGCGGACTGGACAAGCTTTCGCCCGGCAACGAGCAGGAAATCTATCGCGCGGCGATGGATCCGGGCCGCTCGCTCCACTACATGGCCGCGATCCTGCGGGATGCCATCGACGCCTACAAGGTGGTGGCGAATGTCGACATCTCGAAGAATCCGGGCCTGACCGCAACGCTCTACAATCTCGGCGATCCCTGGGCGCGTGCGTCCGATTTCCGGCGCCGGCGGGCGGCGGGGACGCAGACCTGGCCGGTCGAAAACTACTATGGCTGGCTGGTCAACGACAAGATCGAGGTGTTGCGCGGCCTGCTGTAACCAGGCCGCGCCGAACGCCGGGCAGCGTCCTCGATCTGCGGGGCGGGCCGCCGCCGGTCACGCCCGGCGGCAGAGCACTCTCACCTCAGATACGGATTGGTCCGCCGCTCATGGCCGATGGTCGAGGCCGGGCCGTGGCCGGGCAGGAAAGTGACGTCGTCGCCGAGCGGCAGCATCTTGTCGCGGATCGACGCGATCAGCGTTTCGTGGTTGCCGCCCGGCAGGTCGGTGCGCCCGACCGAGCCCGCGAACAGCACGTCGCCCGAGATGGCGAAGCGCAATTCCGGATCGAAGAACACCAGATGGCCCGGCGCATGGCCGGGGCAGTGCAGGATCTGGAAACTGCGGCCGGCCATGGTGAGGTCGTCGCCTTCCGACAGCCAGGTATCCGGTTCGACCGAGCGCACGTCGCCGACGCCGAATTCGCGCGCCTGCTGCTCCACCCGCTCCAGCAGCGGCCGGTCGGCCTCATGCGGGCCGAGCACCGGCACGGACAGGCGTTCGGCCAGCTCGGCTGCTCCGCCCACGTGGTCGATATGGCCGTGGGTCAGGACGATCTTCTCGACCTTGACCCCATGCTCCTCCAGCGCACCCAGAATGCGGTCGACATCGCCGCCCGGATCGATCACCGCACCGGCCTTGGTTTCGCGGTCGAAGATGACGGAGCAGTTTTGCTGGAAAGCGGTGACCGGGATGACGATGATCTGGATGGGGGGCTCCTGGCCCTGCTGTTCCGACATGACGGCTCCCGTCGACTGAATGGGATGGATGGGCCGGCGGCTGGGCTGCGGCGGCCTGGGTTGCGGTCGCTGCGACGCCTGCCCCCCTCTGCAGAGGGCCGTCGCAGGCACAGGCGCTCAGGTAACCCGCCGGCGGTCGGTCTGGCAACCACCGGGCGCGGAAATGACCGGCTGCGGGCACGGCACCTGTCATTTCGATCAGGGCAAATGCCGCGCTGCCCCTCCCCGCTTTCGGAAAAACCCGCCAGAGACACGGCCTGCAAGGGTTTTCCTTGCCCGGATGGCTTCCAAGACCGTATGATATACGCGCGGTTGGCAAGGCTGGGAGCGGTGCGCGGGTGTCGAAAGCGTGAGTTCGGGCGGTTCGGCAAGACACAAGTCATCGAAATTGGTCACGCTGCACGGTCGCAACTGGCTTCCTCTGGGTAAGTCGTGCGACGGAGTGTGGCTGACAGCCGCATGTGGAACCCGACGTGGCAAGGACTGAGAAGGCAGCCCTGCGTCGGACGATGAAGATCTGCGAGTCTGCCGGAGCAGCAGGCTCTTACAAGGTGATGTGAACATGGAAGACTGGCGTTCGGACAATCGTCGGCAGGGAAAGCGGCGCGGCGGTTCGAAGGACTATGGTGGGGACGCGGACGAATTCGGCGCTGGTTTCGACCACGGCAAGCGCAACAAGCCCGAACGGGGCGGACGGCGCGACAGTTTCGGCGAAGCCGGCTGGACCGCCCCGGAGCCGGGCTTCGTTCCGGAAGAGCCCTTTGCGTCCGGTGATCGCTTCGGTGGCGGTGGCGACCGCGGCCCGCGCGGCGGCGGCGACCGTTTCGGCGGTCCCCCGCGTGAAGGCGGCGGCGACCGTTTCGGCGGCGGTGATCGTGGTCCGCGTGGCGGCGGTGACCGCTTCGGCGGCGGCGGCGATCGTGGTCCGCGCCCCGGTGGTGGCGACCGCTTCGGCGGCGGCGGCGATCGTGGCCCGCGCCCCGGTGGTGGCGACCGCTTCGGCGGTGGCGGCGATCGCTTCGGCGGCGGTGGCGACCGTGGCCCGCGCGGCGGCGGCGACCGCTTCGGCGCTCCGCGTGAGGGCGGTGACCGCTTCGGCGGCCCGCGCGAGGGCGGAGACCGCGGCCCGCGTCGCGGACCTCCGGTGGAGCGTGGCCCCCGTCAGACGGGTGTCGTGAAGTTCTTCAAGTCCGACAAGGGCTTCGGCTTCATCATGCCGGACAACGGCGATGCCGACGTCTTCGTGCACATCTCGGCGGTCGAGCGCTCCGGCCTCACCAGCCTGGACAGCGGCCAGCGCGTCTCGTTCGAGACCGAGCCGGACCGGCACGGCAAGGGCCCGAAGGCCGTCGAACTGAAGATCGAGGAAGGCGGCGACGAGGAGGCATAAGCCGCCTTGCA belongs to Stappia indica and includes:
- a CDS encoding anhydro-N-acetylmuramic acid kinase, which encodes MIRQEWTVGLMTGTVLDGNIDVALLRSDGETIAEFGPWTLAPYPSDLRPLLVETLAQAADWGFSGDEPEIFARAEARITEAQSEAVATFLEDVGLPRSDVAAVGFHGQTVLHRAPAPQRAGRTRQLGDGAAMARRLGITVVNDFRSADMAAGGQGAPLAGIYHAALLKRADAGPETAVLNLGGVANITWVDASGVPHAFDTGPANAPLNDWIGRKGRGSMDRDGRLAAAGAVDEARLARLLEHPYLVAPYPKSLDRNDFTSAMADGLSDEDGAATLTAFTAGAVAKALDRLPARPQRLVLCGGGRHNPVMRNEIAARAGVEVLMSEDFGWRGDAVEAECFALLATRTLRALPISFPTTTGVARAQGGGVIHAATAQAKAGSP
- a CDS encoding DUF1402 family protein, which produces MTRLLARSRKTAVNAALATLLLAFMPAPDGPDGFPALTSEAKAATTVPPGNRHASQPRIPFASARRTAAGNSGYDAKFDRIVGVLRRDSRLIRDIKRVAGLYGIDPVHMLGAIVGEHTYNYDSLDSAQSYYVKALSYAGIRMEFSLGGEHVEDFVKRPQFERCNAGRKDTNTLWNCYQRVWNSTFRGKRVDGTRYPEKTFNEAFFQPLFAGQSFGLGQLSPLTVLMMSDKVARTSGLDKLSPGNEQEIYRAAMDPGRSLHYMAAILRDAIDAYKVVANVDISKNPGLTATLYNLGDPWARASDFRRRRAAGTQTWPVENYYGWLVNDKIEVLRGLL
- a CDS encoding MBL fold metallo-hydrolase, which translates into the protein MSEQQGQEPPIQIIVIPVTAFQQNCSVIFDRETKAGAVIDPGGDVDRILGALEEHGVKVEKIVLTHGHIDHVGGAAELAERLSVPVLGPHEADRPLLERVEQQAREFGVGDVRSVEPDTWLSEGDDLTMAGRSFQILHCPGHAPGHLVFFDPELRFAISGDVLFAGSVGRTDLPGGNHETLIASIRDKMLPLGDDVTFLPGHGPASTIGHERRTNPYLR
- a CDS encoding cold-shock protein → MEDWRSDNRRQGKRRGGSKDYGGDADEFGAGFDHGKRNKPERGGRRDSFGEAGWTAPEPGFVPEEPFASGDRFGGGGDRGPRGGGDRFGGPPREGGGDRFGGGDRGPRGGGDRFGGGGDRGPRPGGGDRFGGGGDRGPRPGGGDRFGGGGDRFGGGGDRGPRGGGDRFGAPREGGDRFGGPREGGDRGPRRGPPVERGPRQTGVVKFFKSDKGFGFIMPDNGDADVFVHISAVERSGLTSLDSGQRVSFETEPDRHGKGPKAVELKIEEGGDEEA